The following are from one region of the Corylus avellana chromosome ca1, CavTom2PMs-1.0 genome:
- the LOC132174359 gene encoding mitogen-activated protein kinase kinase kinase 20-like, with translation MKWFKMKVLGRGSYGTVHLAMATTNTTGSSSSGFIAVKSAVIEKSFSLMKEAEILQEFVNCPEVVRGLGFDISYEGGLWFYNLLLEYASGGTLHDLIQTSGGKLDEIDVKKYTRMILKGLRCIHEKGYVHCDLKPENILVFSSPHGARSKSVKITDFGLSKIPGDLNELMTKRYDFRGTPLYMSPESFLVGEIKGCLDIWSLGCVVVEMISGKPVWDSTGSLDGLVIQIATESPNIPETMSEIGKDFLRRCFAWDPTERWTAEMLLHHPFLLETQALPPSTKTALDFSVSKKLPPPPGFEPIAKRPSLPKTLPPPPPGFGPIAKRPSLPKTLPPTPPGFESIRKNLPPPPGFSSRRILA, from the coding sequence ATGAAGTGGTTCAAGATGAAAGTTCTTGGGAGAGGATCGTATGGTACAGTACACTTAGCAATGGCAACAACAAACACTACTGGTTCTTCTTCATCTGGGTTTATCGCTGTGAAGTCTGCGGTTATTGAGAAATCATTTTCGCTCATGAAGGAGGCGGAGATCCTCCAAGAATTTGTTAATTGTCCTGAAGTTGTTCGTGGGTTGGGGTTTGATATCAGCTATGAAGGTGGCTTGTGGTTCTACAATTTACTTCTGGAGTACGCATCGGGAGGCACCCTCCATGATTTAATACAAACAAGTGGAGGAAAGTTGGATGAAATTGACGTCAAAAAATACACTAGAATGATTCTCAAGGGCCTCCGTTGCATCCATGAAAAGGGTTACGTTCATTGCGATCTTAAGCCAGAGAAcattcttgttttctcttctccacACGGTGCAAGAAGCAAAAGTGTGAAGATCACCGACTTTGGGTTATCCAAGATTCCTGGAGATTTGAATGAGCTCATGACAAAAAGGTATGATTTCCGAGGAACACCACTTTATATGTCTCCAGAATCTTTTCTAGTCGGTGAAATCAAAGGTTGTTTGGATATATGGTCTCTGGGTTGCGTGGTGGTTGAGATGATTAGCGGAAAGCCGGTATGGGACTCAACAGGCAGCTTGGATGGTTTGGTGATTCAAATTGCTACGGAGTCACCCAACATACCTGAAACCATGTCCGAGATTGGGAAGGATTTCTTGCGGAGGTGTTTTGCATGGGACCCAACAGAGAGATGGACGGCTGAGATGCTACTGCATCATCCTTTTCTCCTTGAGACTCAAGCTCTGCCGCCATCTACAAAAACTGCTCTAGATTTTTCTGTATCAAAGAAGCTGCCTCCTCCTCCTGGGTTTGAACCAATTGCAAAGAGACCGTCATTGCCCAAAACTctgcctcctcctcctcctgggTTTGGACCAATTGCGAAGAGACCGTCATTGCCCAAAACTCTGCCTCCTACTCCTCCTGGGTTTGAGTCAATCCGAAAAAATCTGCCTCCTCCTCCTGGGTTCTCTTCCAGAAGAATCCTTGCATGA